From the Saccharomonospora marina XMU15 genome, the window GGCCGACGGGGCGACACTGAAGGCTTTGCGGGCGATCCCACCCGTGGTGTACTCCAACCTCACCGAAGTGGAGCAGTCGGTGTCGTTCGATCCTGGTCCGGACGCGAGCGAGGAGGCCGCGCGGCGGCGCATGCACGACAAGCCCGGCCTCGCTCAACAGGAGAAGGACGTGCCTGGGCATCCGATTGCTGACGAACTCGGCGAGAATCGGGGGAGTTGAGCGGTTTGGCCACGGTGGGTACCGGGTAGTCACCCGGCGCGAGTCCGCTTGATGTAAGGGACATGCCGACGATGGACCTAACCGGTAACAGCGGTGTCGATGACACACCCGCCGAACTGGCCGCCCGAGCCGAGGAGGCCGCCCGGGCCCTCTACCTGCGCACATCGAGCACTGTGGACGCCGACAGCCTGGCAAGCGCAGGCGAGATGCACGAGGTGCTCGGTTCGCTGAAGCTCGTTGTCGAGAGCATCACCAGGTGTCTGCCGGAGTTGGGGATCTGGCTCGAGGAACGGCTGTGGACGGGCACGCTCGGCGGGAGCACCCCGGCAGCGGCCGGGTACGACGAACTGACCGAATCGATCTTCGAGGTGACCTCGGCGCTGTCGCGGGCACACCGGATGAGCTCCGCACTCGGCCGCGAACTGCAGGTCGCGCAGGCGGCGAGTGTGGATCTGGCCAAGCAGTAGCGGCAGCGGCGGCAGCGGCGCGGCCGACCAGCGCGGCCGGCGAGGCGACGACAACTCAGCCGACAACTCAGCCGACAACTCAGCCGGGGAAGTTCTCCCAGCCCCGCGGCATGCTGGTGTCCTCGGACCAGCTGTCCCGCGGGGGCGGCTCCAACGGCTGCAGCTCGTTGGTTTCGCGCTGCTGCTCGATCGCCTCGATCAACTCCTGGGTGCTCATGTGCTCCACGTTCGCGATGCCTACCCGGTGTGCTTCCCGTGCCAACTCCGCCATCGTCATGCGTTGCAGGTCACCACTTTCGGTCACCATGGCTGCCTCCACACGTCTGGCATGTCCTGCTTTCGGGTAACCCGCCGTGCGAGGGGCTAACCGCGCGGAAGCAGAGGAGCGCAACGTATGAACCCGACGATCAAGCTGGGCACGGTCGCGGGCGTCCGGGTCGGACTGCACTGGAGCGTGCTCGGCATCCTCCTGGTGCTCGTGTTCGCGCTGGGTTTCGCACGGTGGCCGCTACTCGTGCCCGGCTACTCGACATGGGTGTACCTGCTGGCCGCCGTTGTGGCGGCGTTGCTCTTCCTCGCCTCACTGCTGGCACACGAGCTGTCGCACGCCGTCGTCGCGCGGCGCAACGGGATCGCGGTGGAGGACATCACGCTGTGGTTGCTCGGGGGCGTCGCGAAACTGCGCAGCGAGGCCCGCACCCCCGGCGCGGAGTTGCGCATCGCGGGGGCGGGCCCGCTGGCGAGCCTGCTCACCGCCGCGCTGTTCGGCCTGATCACCTGGCTGCTGGTGGCCGCCGACGCCACCACCCTGCTCGTGGCGACGGCAGGCTACCTCGCACTCATCAACGTGGTGCTGGCCGCGTTCAATCTCGTGCCCGCCGCGCCGCTGGACGGCGGACGCGTGCTGCGAGCCGCGTTGTGGGCGTGGCGCGGCGATCGCACGCGCGCCGCTGTGTGGAGCGCGAGGGCAGGCCGCATCTTCGGCTTCGCGCTGATCCTGCTCGGCGCATGGCGGCTGCTGTTCGCGGG encodes:
- a CDS encoding Rho termination factor N-terminal domain-containing protein encodes the protein MVTESGDLQRMTMAELAREAHRVGIANVEHMSTQELIEAIEQQRETNELQPLEPPPRDSWSEDTSMPRGWENFPG
- a CDS encoding DUF2795 domain-containing protein, which gives rise to MATTVERLRTALSEADFPADKSQLLRQAERAEADGATLKALRAIPPVVYSNLTEVEQSVSFDPGPDASEEAARRRMHDKPGLAQQEKDVPGHPIADELGENRGS
- a CDS encoding site-2 protease family protein, whose product is MNPTIKLGTVAGVRVGLHWSVLGILLVLVFALGFARWPLLVPGYSTWVYLLAAVVAALLFLASLLAHELSHAVVARRNGIAVEDITLWLLGGVAKLRSEARTPGAELRIAGAGPLASLLTAALFGLITWLLVAADATTLLVATAGYLALINVVLAAFNLVPAAPLDGGRVLRAALWAWRGDRTRAAVWSARAGRIFGFALILLGAWRLLFAGVGDGLWWILIGLFITSMASAEERQAQVGAMLADVAVGDVMTRDPDTTDGDMSVRRFLDEVALSRKHSAFPLLDARGGVEGLVTLNRLRSVPSQQRDTTPLRQAACPPEQIPTATPQEPLTDLLRRMEGCTDGRALVFEDGRLVGIVSPTDISRVVTLRGMDAGWRQGGSDLTAPRPPGRRI